A stretch of DNA from Halobacteriovorax sp. JY17:
TTGTATTTGGACTAAAGCGGTAGTCGTAAGCACCTAGCTTCATACTGATTTTTGGTAGAGGAAGATTATTCTTAAGTGCTAGTTCGTAACTTCTCTTGGCATTCTCCACGTCTTTTAGAGCATCGAGCGTATCTGGATTATTCTTTGCTGCTAGACTTAGAATTTCACTTAATGGAGTTGTTAAGAGTTCATACTTCAGACTCTGCTGAAGAATGTACTTTGTACCCACTTCATCATTTATTAGATTAGCTATTGTTTCATTTTGTAGTTGAACTTCGTTTCTAGCTTCTTGAAATTCGTTCTGTGCCCTAAGATATTCGGATCTTGCTAGATAGTAGTCTTGTTTTGTGATTTTCTTTAAAGAAATTTTCTCTCTATTTAATCTATAAATAAAAGAAGCGTGACGAAGTTGATCTCTCTTAATTCTTTCCTTCTCATTTAGAAAATAGAGCTTGAAATAAGAAATAATTAAGTCGTGCTTTAACTCTCTCGTCGCCTCACTAATATTTTCCTTAGATCTCTTTATATCTGCTTTAGTATTTAGATAAGGAAGATAGTCTTTTCCCCAGTTGAAGAGAGTATAGTCTCCAAAGTTTAGGGCCAGAGCTCCATCGGGTCTCTTATTTCTAGGAATAGAGTTATTACTTCCACTCTTAACTGTACCAAGGCGGTGTTCAGGACTAATAAGAGTTATGTTGACTCTGGGAATCCAGAAATCTTCCCAAGTATCGTCCCACTGCAAATCTAGAATTTGAGAGCTATATTTTCTGATTTGTTGACCGTGGTTCTTTCTTAGACCTTGTTCAATTACATCATTTAAGTGTAAGGCCTTAACATTGAGTCTGTCCTGAGACGTCTCATCAATTGTTTGAATGTAACTCTCGGAGTTTAATTGTTTTGGTGTGGGTTGAGCAAAAGTGGCTCCTGCAAGAAGTGCAGTCACTGCTATCCCTGTTTTCTTAATGAATCCGTTCATTTAAATGTCTCTTTTTTCGTGTGTGTGTAAGAAATGATACGAAAAAAAACAGGGCCTGAAAAGGGAAGTTTTTAAAGATTATTTATAGTGTGAGTCCGGGGCAGCCGGTACGAACAATACTTTCTTCAAGGTGAGTAATTTTAATGAGAGAGAGGCGAAGTTCATTTTTTAATTTACCGTAATTTTCTATTAACTTAACCTTTACCGTTTTCTTTTCTTTGGGAACATACTTTAGAAGCTTTCTGTTTCTAGTGATTAATTCCATGAGTTTTTGCTTATGAGCAACCTTCTGGTTTCTCTTGTCTAATAACTCTTCGCATCTTCTAGAGATACTCGGATCAGTAATAACAGTATTTTCATAGTCTTGGGCCTGAATCGAAGAGAGTTCGAACAGGAAGCAAAGCGTAAATATAATAAAAAGTAATTTTCTAGTTATCATTTTCATTAATTATAATAACATAGCTTGGAAGATTTAATCTAAAGTGTTAAATTCTACCCTTAAGATCACGGAGTCGATTTTTGAATGAATTAAGAGTTCTCGTACTCATTCCTGCTCGCTATGCGTCGTCGAGGTTTCCTGGCAAACCTCTGGCAAAAATCTCTAAAAAATCAATGATCCAAAGAGTTTATGAAAATTGTTTGGGAATAAAAAACCAACTTAAAAACTCAGTTGTTAGTGTTGTTACAGACGATTCAAGAATCGAAGATCATATTAAGAGCTTTGGTGGTGAAGTTGTTCGTGTAGATGATGATGTAGCTTCTGGCTCAGAACGAATCGCACTTGCCCTTGAGAGGTTTTATTCAGATAGAGAATGGGACTTTGTGATCAATGTACAAGGAGATGAGCCACTTATTGAGAGCGATCTTCTGTCGAGGCTTGCTAAGTATCATTCTGAAAGTGACTTTGATATGGCCACTGTCGTAAAACCATTTTCTGGAAATGAAGGTGAGCATTCAGATGTAAATAAAGTAAAAGCAATTTACAGTCCTGTACGCGGACAATGCCTCTATTTTTCAAGAGCGCGTCTTCCATATTATAGAGATCAAGTAGAAGCGCAGGATTGGTTTCTTCATATTGGAATTTATTCATTTAAACCAAATATTCTAAAAGCTTTTTGTAAGCTTCCGCTCTCGCACTATGAGAATATAGAAAAATTAGAACAATTAAGAGCGCTAGAGAATGGTTATACTATTGGCGCCATAAAAACAGAAATGACATTAATGGGCGTAGATGTCCCTGATGATATTAAAAAACTTGAAGGAGTACTCCGTGAAAGGGAAATCGAGTCCTAAGAAATTTATTTTTATTACTGGAGGAGTGGCAAGTTCTTTAGGGAAAGGCCTTGCTGCTGCAAGTATTGCAGGTCTTCTAGAAAGAAGAGGACTCAAAGTTAATATGCTTAAAATGGATCCTTATATAAATGTTGATCCAGGAACGATGAGCCCAACTCAGCACGGAGAAGTTTTTGTGACTGACGATGGTGCTGAAACAGATTTAGATTTAGGTCACTACGAGAGATTTACTTCGCTGACTTTGAGCCGAACA
This window harbors:
- a CDS encoding TolC family protein, coding for MNGFIKKTGIAVTALLAGATFAQPTPKQLNSESYIQTIDETSQDRLNVKALHLNDVIEQGLRKNHGQQIRKYSSQILDLQWDDTWEDFWIPRVNITLISPEHRLGTVKSGSNNSIPRNKRPDGALALNFGDYTLFNWGKDYLPYLNTKADIKRSKENISEATRELKHDLIISYFKLYFLNEKERIKRDQLRHASFIYRLNREKISLKKITKQDYYLARSEYLRAQNEFQEARNEVQLQNETIANLINDEVGTKYILQQSLKYELLTTPLSEILSLAAKNNPDTLDALKDVENAKRSYELALKNNLPLPKISMKLGAYDYRFSPNTNRTTYSTGEGNSNIDIVASINATWTLTGTGGLLNGRTTKSSVLSKHRAFARKAQAERDTQALAKSQYFTVKHLQNQINILDARIPTLQKSFDTILENYMNKKARYIDFKNTLIELTDAQILLEQSKFLHLYNKVELATTAGLEDFPGQIFENLTQDFKKGKK
- the kdsB gene encoding 3-deoxy-manno-octulosonate cytidylyltransferase, which codes for MNELRVLVLIPARYASSRFPGKPLAKISKKSMIQRVYENCLGIKNQLKNSVVSVVTDDSRIEDHIKSFGGEVVRVDDDVASGSERIALALERFYSDREWDFVINVQGDEPLIESDLLSRLAKYHSESDFDMATVVKPFSGNEGEHSDVNKVKAIYSPVRGQCLYFSRARLPYYRDQVEAQDWFLHIGIYSFKPNILKAFCKLPLSHYENIEKLEQLRALENGYTIGAIKTEMTLMGVDVPDDIKKLEGVLREREIES